DNA sequence from the Strigops habroptila isolate Jane chromosome 4, bStrHab1.2.pri, whole genome shotgun sequence genome:
CTCCACCCCAGGTGAGACCCCGTGAGCATTGGGAGGGGGACCTGTTGGGGACCCCCCTTGTCCCCGCTGACCCCTGTGTCCCCAGGGCTGGCGGTGCTGCTCTTCCCGGCCATGTCCATGCTGTCGGTGGGCGgcatcctcctcatcctcaccaACATGCAGGTGAGTTCCCAGCACCCTGACCTCCATCTGGTGGCCGGGGCACCCGGTGCTGGGGGTCCTGATGGCACAGGGCAGTCTCTCCATGCCAGGTGGGCAACCTCTTTGGGAAGTACCGCTCCATCATCATCACTCTCTACAACGGGGCCTTCGACTCCTCATCTGCCATCTTCCTCATCATCAAGGTGGGCACAGGGGGTGCTGGGTGTCCCCGGGGGCCcatccccagcacaggcacCATGAGGAGtgctggggacagagctggggACGGTTGGGCCACCACTGGGGGCATGGTTGGGGCCACCATTGAGCCACTGCTGGGGCCACCATGAAGACACAGTGGGGCTGAAGAGGACTGTGGCCCCAGAGTGGGACAACGGCGGGTGGCCGACCAGCCtgtcctgtccccatccccatccataGGTGCTGTATGAGCATGGGCTGCCCCTGCGGACCATGTTCCTCTTCATGGCGGCCTGCAGCGCCTGGCACGTGCTGCGCACCCTCTTCCTCATGCCCCGCACCCGCATCCCCTACCCGCTGCCCCCCGCCTACAACTACGGGTAGGGGGGGCCCTGCCTGCGCcccacagggcagcagcactcATGGGTGGTGGTTATGGGTCCATGGGTGGTGGTGATGGGTCCATGGGTGATGGTGACAGGTCTCATGCTGTGCTGGGTGATGGGTCCCATCCCCTGGGTGGGGGTCTTATCCTGTAGTGGGTGGTGGGTCCCATCCAAAGGCGGGTGGCGGGCCCTATACTGGGTGGTTGGTGTTTCCCTCCTATGGTGGTTGGTGGTCCCATCTTGCGAGTGGTGGGTCCCATCCCGCGGTGGGTGGTGAGTTGCATCCCGCGGTGGGTGGTGGGTCCCATCCTGCGGTGGGCGGTGGGTCCCATCCCGCGGTGGGTGGTGGGTCCCATCCCGCGGTGGGTGGTGGGTAGCATCCCGCGGTGGGTGGTGTGTCGCATCCCGCGGTGGGTGGTGGGTCCCCTCCCGCGGTGGGTGGTGTGTCCCCTCCCGCGGTGGGTGATGGGTCGCATCCCGCGGTGGGTGGTGGGTCCCATCCCGCGGTGGGCGGTGGGTCCCATCCCGCGGTGGGCGGTGTCCCACGGCGGCGGCGGTCGCAGGCTGCAGTGCCCGGGCCGGTCGCGGTCCTACCGCACCTACGAGGAGAAGCGCGCGCCGGGGGAGGCGGGGCCCGAGGAGACGCCGCTGGAGCCGTCAGCGCCGCGGGGTGAGGggcggggctggggcggggggaggggcCATGGTGGTGACTGGCATCCAAGCGAGGTGGGCGTGGCCATGCAGATGAAGGGGGTGGGTCCGCGGGCGGTGCGTGACTGCGAGGGTGTTCGCAGAGCGCGGGCGCGGCTATGTAAATGAAGTGGGCGTGACATCGGGGGTAGGCGGGGCTATGCAGATAGAGGGGCGTGGCCTCGTGCTGTGAATGGGTGTGGCGGGAGGGATGGGCGGTGCTATGCAGATGAGGGTGTGTCGGGGTGGGCGTGGTCCGGGGTGGgtggggcgggggggcgggGCCTGCCTGTGCCCACGTGCCCGTGGCTGACACCCACCCCCCAGCCCCCGCAGGCGCCGCGGCCCCCCCCGCGGTGCCGTTCCTGGCGTGCGCGTGCTCGGCGCTGTTCGCGTGGCACGTGGCCTGGCTGTCGGTGCTGCAGCTCCGGCACTACCTGTTCATCGGCACCCTCAACCCGCTGCTCGACTACCTCGCTCGCGGCGACGCCGCCCTGGGTACGTGcgcccatggcggggggggggacaagccccgggccgggccccggCCCCCCGGCTGACGCTGTCCCCCCGCAGTGAGCACCTACACCAATGCCTTCGCCTTCACCCAACTCTGCGGGGTGCTCTGCGCCCCGTGGAACGGCCTCATCCTCGATCGGCACAAGCGCGGCAAGGCCCCGCGACCCGAGGGTAACCGCCCCCCAGCCTCCGCGCTGCCACCGGCCCCCCGCGTGCTTGGCGGGGCCGTGCCCGGTGCCACCGCGCCGAGCCCTGACGCCGCGGTCCCGCAGGAGCCCTCGGGGCGCTGGCTGACCTGCAGGCGTCGGTGCTGTCGCTGGTGGTGACCGTGGTGCTGGGTCTGCTCTTCTCCATCGCCGCGGCCGTGCCCGTGCTGCCCGTCCAGTTCGGCACGTTCGTGCTGCAGGTGCTCAGCCGCTCCTTCCTCTACGGCGGCAACGCTGCCTTCATAGCCATCGCGTGAGTATGGGCACCGGCGGTGCGCGGGCACCACGGGGTGgaggggggcactggggggggaCAGGGTGTCAGGGGACAGGGTGGTTGGTGGTGGCAGGGGACAGGGTGGCGGGGTCACTGGGATGACAGGGAATAGCGGCAGTGTTGGAGGGGTGGCAGGGGACAGGGTGGCGGGGTCACTGGGGGTGGCAGGGTCACCATGGGGGTggcaggggatggggtggggggggtcaCTGGTGGTGGCAGGGGCTGGTGGCAGGGTGGGGGTGACACGGTGACACGGCGCGTGGCGGCGCAGGTTCCCCCCGCAGCACTTCGGGAAGCTCTATGGCCTGGCCATGGCGCTATCGGCGCTGGTGGCGCTGCTGCAGTACCCCTGCGTGGCGCTGGTGCAGGGGCCGCTCCACGGGGACCCCTTCTACGTGAGTGGCTGCCCTACGGCTCCCCCGGGAGGGGTGGGGTTCTGCCCCATGGTGGGATGGGGTCGTGCCCCATGGGGAATGGGTTCTGCCCCATAGAGAGATGGGGTCCTGCCCCGTGGGGAATGGGTCCTGCCCCATGGAGGGATGGGGTGCTGCCCCTTGGGGGGAGTCCTGCCCCAAGCACTGGGGACCggggggtctgtggggctgGCCCGGGGCACCCCTTGGGTGGGGTGAGCGCCCCTCACCCCACGCCCTGACCCCCCCAGGTGAACCTGGGGCTCATCGCCGTGGTGCTCGTGGCCTTCGTCAGCCCTGTGGTGGTGGCCCAGGAGTGCTGGCGCCGAGCCAAGGAGCTGGGGGCTGCCGGCACCCCCCTGGCGGTGCCCCCCGGCACCGAGACCCCCGACGATGTGACCCACTGAGCCCCACACCCAGAACCCGGCACCCAGAACCCAGCGCCCAGAACCCAGCACCCTGTTTTCTACTGGACTTGGGGGTGCTCTGCCCTGGCGTAGGATGTGTTTGGGGGGGAATAAATATCGATGACCCCTCTGCTCACTGGGCAGCACCTCCCAACCGCTGGGGCTTCTCCAGTGTCTGCTGTGGGGTTGGGCATCCGCTGCCTCCAGACCCCCCATAACCCCTCACCGGCACAGGCTGGAGACTGTGGGTGCTGCGAGCCAAAGGTTTATTGGGGTGGGGGGTGCAGCCCccggtgtggggctggggggagcagggggatgctgggAGGTACAGGGGGGCTCAGCACCCATCTGGGGGGGGTCATCCCTGGCACCCAGGAGCACCCACTGTCCCAGGAAGCATCACCCAGCCCCAGGCACCCTGGATGGAGATGTGGGAGCTGTGGGGACCTGGGGATGTGGGGTGACCCCATGGGAAAGTGGCACCTCAGGGCTCGGGGCACATTGGTCAGGGGGCCATGGGGCACCCTGGGGACacgggcagggctgggacacGCAGTGATGGGCactggggacacagggacagggctggggcGCCCAGGGTGAGCACTGGGGTCACTGGGACTCCCAGGGTGGGCACTGGGGTCAGGGTGGGCAGTAGGAGCCTCTTGGGGGTCGCAATGAGCTCTGGGCACCATGGTCCCGGTGCCCACCTTGGGTGGCCCCTATGGGACACCTTTGGAGCCCAGGGTCCCCCCCACATCCCTGCGCCCCCCCGggcaccccctgctccccccatccctgtgcccagcaCTAGTGGCCAAGGGAGAAGGTGCCCGAGTCGGTGGATTGCTTGTCCCGGGGGCAGAGGCCCAGCCCCCCGCGGGCCGGCGCCGTGGGGCTGCCAGGGGATGGCGCCATGTCCACCTCTGGCACCTGTGGGGCAGTGGGTGGGCGCTGGGTTAGTCCCTGCCCCATGGCCAGGGCACCGCGGGGGTCAGGGGCACTGCCTGAGAGTGTACCCcccacccagccccacacatcCCTCTGTGACCCTGACCCAGCCCCgcggcagccccagccccactgacCTCCTCGAACTTGCGGGCCTTGTAGTGCTCGGCTCCCTTCAGGAAGTTGAGCAGGATGATGTCGCACAGCACCGTGCCCTGGGGCGGCAGCGTTGGGGTGGACAGGGAGCTCTATGGGGCACCCTCCCGACACCCCACAGCCCtccatggagccaggctggggctcTGCTGTTTCCACACACTGCACGGCTATGTGTGCACCCCCCTCCCAATTGCTATGGGGCATCAccatccccctgccccacacctaTGGGGTGCTCAGGGCCTCTCCCAAGCCCCCTCTCAGGAATGCGGGGGCTCCCCCCATCCTCCGGGGAGATGCTGCCATGTAGAGGCTGAGAACGGCCACGACTCACCACACCGATGGAGGTGAATGCGGCCACCGTGTTGATGAGGGTGGGGACGATGCCGAACTTCCCGGCCTGGGAGTGCAGAGACCCCGTTGATGAAGGGCCCCCAAcccttccccagccctccccatggcccccccggccccagccccacacGCACGTGGCCGTACACCAGCACGTCAAAGCGGATGCCGAAGGCCTTGGTGAGGGTGCGGCGCTCGGTGCCGTCCTGGCAGTGGTGGTACCGGGCGTGCCTGCGCGGGGGGCACGGGCCGTGGCGCACACGCGTGGCACACGTGTGGCACACGCGTGGTCCGGCGCTGGCGTGTGCCGTACCTGAAGTTGTAGCCGGTGGCGCGGGACAGCCCGTCCAGGCGGGTGAAGGAGTAGCGGGGCAGGCAGCGCTCCCCGCCGCGGTCCAGGTCACACACCCACCCGATCTTGATGGCCAGCACCCCCCCCTGCGCCACCGCGCGGGGCCGCGTCACCCCATGGCTGTCCCCATGGCCCTCATCCCCCTGTCCCCCAACACATCTCCCTGTCTCCATGTCCCCAGTCTCTGTCCCgcatcccacatcccatatcccgTGTCCCCCATCCCAAACCCCATGTGCCCACACCCATGTTCCTCTGTGTCCTCATGTCCCTATGTCCTCGCATCCCATTCCCTACATCCCTCATGCCTGCATCCCCACGACCCCATGTCCCACaaccccatatcccatgtctCTGTGTCCTTATGTCCCACTTCCCCATGTCTCATACCCCCACATCCCTCAGCCGTGTCCCCACATCCCCTGCCCCAAACCCCTGTATCCCTGCGtcccacatccccatgtccccacgtCCTATGCTCCTGTTCCCCCGTCCTCATGTCCCACCCGCCATGTCCCCACATCCCCGCGTCCCCACATCCCACATCTCTGTGTCCCCACGTCCCACTCGCCGTGCCCCCTGCCCCGTGCCCGTGCCCCgcgcccccggccccggcgcggcTCACGGTGGCGGCCAGCGTGCGGAAGTCCTGCCCCGCGAGCCGCACCACGTCTCCCAGGCGCAGGATGGGGCAGAGCGGTTGGAGCTGCGGGTGGAAGCGGCAGCGCCCCAGGTCCCCCCCGGCGCCGGGGGGGGGCAGGTTGGCCCTGGGGGGACGCGGCCGTGAGGCGGCGCCGGGGGGGGCaccgcggcccggcccggccccggggcaCCCACTTCTCGAAGCCGAAGAGCGGGAAGCGGATGCTGTTCTTGATGAAGAGAGTGAAGTTCTCGGCCTCCAGCatgatggggctggggggggacaaGAAGGTGGCCCTGGGCGCGCGGCGGGGGCGCACGCACCCCCGTGTCCTCGTGTCCCCCACCGTGTTCCCAGTGTCCCCATCACTCACACGTCGACCGTGTCCACCTCGGGCGGGCACCAGCCCCGGATCTCGCAGGTGCGCAGGGTCTCGTTGTAGGGGACGCACCGGCCGGTCAGCAGCCCTGcggagcacccatgggtgcgcTGAGCGGGCGGCCTCAGCCCATGGGCGCGCGGAGCTGCCCCGTGCCCCCGTCCCTCACCGCTGCCGGTGGTGGGGCTCCTGCCCCGGCAGTCGCGGTCGCTGCGGCACCGGAAAGCGGCTTCGCTCTGCGGGGCGGTGGTgagcggggggagggggggtggtgTCACCCCAATGccccccccccgacccccccagccccgcaccTCGGGGCAGAGCCCCTGCGCCTGCTGCTCCGTCAGGATCTGCTTGGTGACCACCACGAACACCGAGGTGCCCTGCGGGGACCGCGCCGTCACCCCCAGTGCCGGGGAGGGGGcaccggggctgggggggggcccCGCGGCCTCACCTGGGGGGGG
Encoded proteins:
- the SLC43A3 gene encoding solute carrier family 43 member 3 isoform X2 gives rise to the protein MQRGRGAGAMAGGGAGLPKRLGTLLSGLLECGAFCGLIFGWASLVFVLKDLQYFKEWCQPTDMPGPNDTKLLDCNHQDEQFSLVFTIGSFMNNFMTFPMGFIFDRFGTTVARLIAISLYTSGTLLVAFSTPGLAVLLFPAMSMLSVGGILLILTNMQVGNLFGKYRSIIITLYNGAFDSSSAIFLIIKVLYEHGLPLRTMFLFMAACSAWHVLRTLFLMPRTRIPYPLPPAYNYGLQCPGRSRSYRTYEEKRAPGEAGPEETPLEPSAPRAPAGAAAPPAVPFLACACSALFAWHVAWLSVLQLRHYLFIGTLNPLLDYLARGDAALVSTYTNAFAFTQLCGVLCAPWNGLILDRHKRGKAPRPEGALGALADLQASVLSLVVTVVLGLLFSIAAAVPVLPVQFGTFVLQVLSRSFLYGGNAAFIAIAFPPQHFGKLYGLAMALSALVALLQYPCVALVQGPLHGDPFYVNLGLIAVVLVAFVSPVVVAQECWRRAKELGAAGTPLAVPPGTETPDDVTH
- the P2RX3 gene encoding P2X purinoceptor 3 is translated as MPAPRRCPRWVIEFFSYETPKSVVVRSWVVGATHRAVQLLILAYFIGWVFLHEKAYQVRDTVIESSVVTKVKGIGRYEGRVLDTADYVTPPQGTSVFVVVTKQILTEQQAQGLCPESEAAFRCRSDRDCRGRSPTTGSGLLTGRCVPYNETLRTCEIRGWCPPEVDTVDVPIMLEAENFTLFIKNSIRFPLFGFEKANLPPPGAGGDLGRCRFHPQLQPLCPILRLGDVVRLAGQDFRTLAATGGVLAIKIGWVCDLDRGGERCLPRYSFTRLDGLSRATGYNFRHARYHHCQDGTERRTLTKAFGIRFDVLVYGHAGKFGIVPTLINTVAAFTSIGVGTVLCDIILLNFLKGAEHYKARKFEEVPEVDMAPSPGSPTAPARGGLGLCPRDKQSTDSGTFSLGH
- the SLC43A3 gene encoding solute carrier family 43 member 3 isoform X3, with translation MQRGRGAGAMAGGGAGLPKRLGTLLSGLLECGAFCGLIFGWASLVFVLKDLQYFKEWCQPTDMPGPNDTKLLDCNHQDEQFSLVFTIGSFMNNFMTFPMGFIFDRFGTTVARLIAISLYTSGTLLVAFSTPGLAVLLFPAMSMLSVGGILLILTNMQVGNLFGKYRSIIITLYNGAFDSSSAIFLIIKVLYEHGLPLRTMFLFMAACSAWHVLRTLFLMPRTRIPYPLPPAYNYGLQCPGRSRSYRTYEEKRAPGEAGPEETPLEPSAPRGAAAPPAVPFLACACSALFAWHVAWLSVLQLRHYLFIGTLNPLLDYLARGDAALVSTYTNAFAFTQLCGVLCAPWNGLILDRHKRGKAPRPEGALGALADLQASVLSLVVTVVLGLLFSIAAAVPVLPVQFGTFVLQVLSRSFLYGGNAAFIAIAFPPQHFGKLYGLAMALSALVALLQYPCVALVQGPLHGDPFYVNLGLIAVVLVAFVSPVVVAQECWRRAKELGAAGTPLAVPPGTETPDDVTH
- the SLC43A3 gene encoding solute carrier family 43 member 3 isoform X1, with translation MQRGRGAGAMAGGGAGLPKRLGTLLSGLLECGAFCGLIFGWASLVFVLKDLQYFKEWCQPTDMPGPNDTKLLDCNHQDEQFSLVFTIGSFMNNFMTFPMGFIFDRFGTTVARLIAISLYTSGTLLVAFSTPGLAVLLFPAMSMLSVGGILLILTNMQVGNLFGKYRSIIITLYNGAFDSSSAIFLIIKVLYEHGLPLRTMFLFMAACSAWHVLRTLFLMPRTRIPYPLPPAYNYGLQCPGRSRSYRTYEEKRAPGEAGPEETPLEPSAPRGAAAPPAVPFLACACSALFAWHVAWLSVLQLRHYLFIGTLNPLLDYLARGDAALVSTYTNAFAFTQLCGVLCAPWNGLILDRHKRGKAPRPEGALGALADLQASVLSLVVTVVLGLLFSIAAAVPVLPVQFGTFVLQVPPAALREALWPGHGAIGAGGAAAVPLRGAGAGAAPRGPLLREPGAHRRGARGLRQPCGGGPGVLAPSQGAGGCRHPPGGAPRHRDPRRCDPLSPTPRTRHPEPSAQNPAPCFLLDLGVLCPGVGCVWGGINIDDPSAHWAAPPNRWGFSSVCCGVGHPLPPDPP